From one Flavobacteriales bacterium genomic stretch:
- a CDS encoding T9SS type A sorting domain-containing protein, which translates to MGNGYYNAIVHFSKGEYSGANNFENDLGIVTNSQNDVGYRTDDHGNATSSATLIDEATGTIDPTKYNGIIEQPTDKDYFEFTTAGGNVNISFQSGMTGVHYSAPNLDIQARLLDENGTEVTKSDPSGLNASISTSVQAGTYYIEIDGVGAGSPSTNGYSDYGSLGYYEMSGSFPPGNNNNPPEILSVTSTPDCNTVTFEANVKNTVDNVLWEFGDGGTSTNATAIHTYTQSGQYTVKLTVTNQNGSDTSTETITVTVLAPPTVADDCGSGSLVLTASGGSGTFNWYDAATGGSLLHTGNTYSPTITGPTTYYVEESSAGAVVSGGPLNPAAVGTGGYFPDNDIRGIFFDATKDVVIKSVYVDANGAGTRTFELLDGDGGNVLQTKDVNLTNGTQRVTLDFPVAAGTGYYMKITGTLVDLYRNTAGASYPYDIGGLISLTGNNYTDQGYYYFFYDWEVQEPGCTGPRTKVDVDTCNTVGVTNLVREGEFLIYPNPANNVLYFENKNQSAKHVTLKVYSTGTGQLIKTFSIDNAKGSIDLSQLSKGVYSLQIDFDNQYISTQKLVVLH; encoded by the coding sequence ATGGGCAACGGTTACTACAATGCCATCGTTCATTTCAGTAAAGGTGAATACAGCGGCGCCAACAATTTTGAAAATGACCTGGGCATCGTCACCAACAGTCAGAATGATGTCGGATACCGTACGGATGACCATGGCAATGCAACTTCAAGTGCAACACTTATCGACGAGGCCACCGGAACCATAGACCCCACAAAATACAACGGCATCATCGAACAACCCACCGATAAAGACTATTTTGAGTTCACCACAGCAGGTGGTAATGTCAACATCAGTTTCCAAAGTGGAATGACCGGCGTGCACTACAGTGCTCCCAACCTTGACATTCAGGCCAGACTATTGGATGAGAACGGCACGGAAGTGACCAAATCAGACCCAAGTGGTCTCAATGCCAGCATATCGACCTCCGTCCAGGCTGGAACCTATTACATCGAAATTGATGGCGTAGGAGCAGGGAGCCCCAGCACAAATGGATATTCCGATTATGGTTCGCTGGGTTACTATGAAATGTCCGGATCTTTCCCTCCTGGAAACAACAACAATCCGCCGGAAATTCTTTCCGTAACCTCCACACCGGATTGCAACACCGTTACGTTTGAAGCGAATGTAAAGAATACGGTGGATAATGTGTTATGGGAATTTGGTGATGGTGGCACTTCCACAAACGCTACCGCAATTCATACCTATACACAGTCAGGACAGTATACCGTTAAGCTCACCGTGACCAATCAGAACGGATCGGATACTTCAACTGAGACCATTACAGTAACTGTTCTGGCCCCACCAACGGTTGCCGACGATTGTGGCTCAGGAAGCCTCGTCCTGACAGCATCAGGTGGCTCGGGAACCTTTAACTGGTACGACGCTGCAACAGGAGGAAGTCTTTTGCATACCGGAAACACATACTCGCCAACCATTACCGGCCCTACCACTTATTATGTGGAAGAATCATCGGCAGGCGCTGTTGTCTCCGGCGGACCATTAAACCCAGCTGCCGTTGGTACCGGTGGCTATTTCCCGGACAATGACATCCGTGGTATTTTCTTTGACGCAACCAAGGATGTTGTAATCAAATCGGTATATGTGGATGCCAACGGAGCCGGAACCCGCACCTTTGAATTACTGGATGGAGATGGAGGAAATGTACTGCAGACAAAAGATGTCAATCTGACCAATGGCACCCAAAGGGTAACATTAGACTTTCCGGTAGCAGCCGGAACCGGATACTATATGAAGATAACCGGCACTTTGGTTGACCTGTACCGGAACACTGCAGGTGCAAGCTACCCATATGACATAGGTGGTCTGATCTCTCTGACCGGAAACAACTATACCGATCAGGGTTATTACTATTTCTTTTACGATTGGGAAGTTCAGGAACCGGGTTGTACCGGCCCAAGGACCAAAGTAGATGTAGATACATGCAACACTGTTGGCGTCACAAACCTGGTAAGAGAAGGGGAATTCCTGATCTATCCGAATCCTGCAAACAATGTCCTTTACTTTGAGAACAAGAATCAAAGCGCCAAACACGTCACCCTGAAAGTATATTCAACAGGAACAGGCCAGTTGATCAAAACGTTTTCTATTGATAACGCAAAAGGTTCAATCGACCTGAGCCAATTGAGCAAGGGCGTGTATTCTTTACAGATCGATTTTGACAATCAGTATATCTCCACCCAAAAACTGGTGGTACTGCACTGA